The Corynebacterium suranareeae genome window below encodes:
- a CDS encoding Na+/H+ antiporter subunit E, with protein sequence MMSGFKRRFRPIFIIILTLMWVMLMAEFTWANFVGGFLVASAIVLFLPLPAMPIENISIRWGSLILLLLTWVKDLAVASVKVAWLALRPADPPRTAILQVPMRVQNDLVLSFATVLYNLQPGGTVTDIDIANRMWTIHVLDADNEEDIRREIQNVADLESNLIHTFERS encoded by the coding sequence ATGATGAGCGGATTCAAACGCCGATTCCGGCCCATATTCATCATCATCCTCACTTTGATGTGGGTAATGCTCATGGCGGAATTTACCTGGGCTAACTTTGTCGGCGGATTCCTTGTTGCCAGCGCAATTGTGCTGTTCCTCCCACTTCCAGCAATGCCCATTGAAAATATTTCCATTCGCTGGGGATCACTCATCCTACTGCTTTTGACCTGGGTGAAAGACCTCGCGGTAGCCTCCGTCAAAGTAGCTTGGCTGGCACTTCGGCCAGCTGACCCACCACGCACCGCAATTCTTCAAGTTCCCATGCGTGTGCAAAACGATTTAGTTTTGTCATTTGCCACCGTGCTGTACAACCTGCAGCCAGGCGGAACTGTCACCGACATCGACATCGCCAATAGAATGTGGACCATTCACGTACTAGACGCCGACAACGAAGAAGACATACGCCGCGAAATCCAAAACGTTGCCGACCTAGAAAGCAACCTGATCCACACCTTTGAAAGGAGCTAA